GCGCCTCTGGTCCATTCTTCGGCCCCGAAGTCCGAGAGGTAGAACACCGACGGGTCCAAGGCCTTCGGGCCGAGGAAGTCGGCGAGTGATTCGAGGATGTGCTGCTTTCGTGTGTGCTCGTCGAGAGCGAACATGGCATCGGCATTGACGTCGGAGATGAATCCGACGAGGGTCCCCTGGTCCTCCCCGTGGTTCGTGTTGTCATAGACCTCCTGCACCAGCTGCCCGGCACCGAATCCCGTGCCGCACAGACCGTCCTCACGCCAGAACGGAGTCGGATACGTCGCGTGGACCTTGATCACCAGTCCCATCGACTGGTGTTGGTGGAAGATCTGCTGCAGTCGCGGCAGATGGGGCGTGTACGTGATGCGCGAATACAGGTTGGGTGGGACGGCCACGATGGCGTGACCGGCCCTGACGGTCATCGTGTCGGTGCCGACCACAACGCGGTCGTCGCTCCATTCGATCGTGCGGACCGGGCTGCTGAGGTGGACGACGCCCTCGCCGAGCTCTTCGGCCATCTGCTCGGACACCGACTGCATTCCGCCGACGACGCGACGGTCGAGGATGAAATGGTCGTCGATGAGATTCGAGAAGGATCCCGCCGAGGCGGCCATGAGGATCGCCTGCAGCGCTGAGAAGGCGGTCGCCGGCTTCGTCAGCATCCCGCCGGCGATGAACATGCCGATGTTGGCGCAGGCGAGATCGTCGTGGGACTGCTGCCGCAGCCAATGGTGGAATGACACCGAGTCGAGTTCGGCGGCGTCTTCGGCCTCCCAGGGCGCGGTGGGGCCGATGCGGGCGGCGAGTTCGTCCAATTGGGTGATCAGACGTTCCATCTCGGTCTGGGTCGACTCCCCTACCGGGAACATGTCGCCGCTGTAGACGGTGCGTGTGCCGTCGGGAGCGATGTAGACGCTGTCACCGTCACGGTGACGCTGATACGTCTCTTTGCCGAGTTCATCGACGAGTTCGAGAAGTGCCGACTGGTCGGGTGAGATCCACTGGCCACCGATTTCGTACATCTGGCCATCGATGCGATCGGTCCATGTCCGACCGCCGACACGATCCCTGGCTTCGAGGACGAGGACCTCCCTGCCTTCGGCTTTGAGCCTGCGAGCGGCGCTCAAGCCGGTCGGGCCGGCTCCGACGATGACGACATCGCATGCGAGATCGGACATGCTGCACTCCTTCGAAAGTTCCACCTGTGTGATCACCGTAGCCAGGGATCGGCGGCCTGCCAAGGTGAAACTGCGAGGAGTGGGTCCGATGCGAATCCGGTTTCAGCGGAAGTCCCGCGCGTCCGCGCCCGGGTCGGCCTTCTTCGCCGCCATGAATGACCAGGAATCGGGCCGAGGCCCATCGATATCGTCGACGTCGTAGTGTTCGCCCCGTTCCCAGGTGCGAGTTCGAACGCTCCATCCGGTCTGTCAGCGTCCGCTTACGTGTTCCGAGGAGCAGTCGATGGAAGCGTCCGAGGTCGCACGTCAGGTCCCGTCGTCGAATCCGCCCTGATCGCCGGTCGACGGCGTCACTGGACTTCGTAGCTGCCGGTGATCTGGCCGGTGCCGACGCCTCCGACGGCTTCCATGGCCGCCTTGGACAGATCGAAGCAGCGGTTGCCGTGGTACGGTCCACGGTCGTTGACGCGCACCGTCACGGATTTGCCGTTGGCCTCGTTGGTGATCTTCACCTTCGAGCCGAAGGGCAGCGTCTTGTGGGCCGCGGTCAGTTTGTTGGTGTCGAAGGTCTCGCCATTGGCTGTC
The Brevibacterium marinum genome window above contains:
- a CDS encoding flavin monoamine oxidase family protein; protein product: MSDLACDVVIVGAGPTGLSAARRLKAEGREVLVLEARDRVGGRTWTDRIDGQMYEIGGQWISPDQSALLELVDELGKETYQRHRDGDSVYIAPDGTRTVYSGDMFPVGESTQTEMERLITQLDELAARIGPTAPWEAEDAAELDSVSFHHWLRQQSHDDLACANIGMFIAGGMLTKPATAFSALQAILMAASAGSFSNLIDDHFILDRRVVGGMQSVSEQMAEELGEGVVHLSSPVRTIEWSDDRVVVGTDTMTVRAGHAIVAVPPNLYSRITYTPHLPRLQQIFHQHQSMGLVIKVHATYPTPFWREDGLCGTGFGAGQLVQEVYDNTNHGEDQGTLVGFISDVNADAMFALDEHTRKQHILESLADFLGPKALDPSVFYLSDFGAEEWTRGAYATSYDLGGLHRWGRFQNDPVGPIHFASSDIAAHGYQHVDGAIRIGRDTAEKILSA